From Ptychodera flava strain L36383 chromosome 2, AS_Pfla_20210202, whole genome shotgun sequence, the proteins below share one genomic window:
- the LOC139150951 gene encoding uncharacterized protein: MDNDGHVQKVLQVAQQCLDEEFEDAAEEIRILKSEMEETNILSNDSESINIAVSADGSWSSRGYTTFVGDGDSSAYHAVKNIYEDVEIQKEECVGHIQKRMGTRLRRLVDQYKGQKLSDGKGLTGRGRLTRSLINSIQIFYGMALRNNKGNAKAMSESTKAIVAHYSSTYDNPKHDFCPKGGDSWCKYQSDLATGKCTYRPLKRPIPDAIVELLQPEIDALADEALLKNAEMCLTQNANESLHHVIWGLVPKEQNHGRLSLELRIAMGIAHFNSGLEKFNCRLYDGLRLPIPEISRKMWKELDGERIRDIEVKSSSPAKKRRKINKYRHLAKMDKFEYQEGPSYASGQFSTITERSSTRMPMCSVCMKPRKGHPRRKCTEA, from the exons ATGGATAACGACG GGCACGTACAGAAAGTATTACAGGTTGCACAACAGTGTCTGGACGAGGAGTTTGAAGATGCCGCCGAGGAAATCCGAATCCTCAAGTCTGAGATGGAGGAAACGAACATTCTATCCAACGATTCTGAGTCGATCAACATAGCTGTATCAGCCGACGGTTCGTGGAGTTCTCGGGG GTACACTACGTTCGTTGGCGATGGGGACAGCAGTGCCTATCATGCGGTCAAAAACATCTATGAGGATGTCGAAATCCAGAAGGAAGAATGTGTAGGACATATACAAAAACGGATGGGTACCAGATTACGGAGATTGGTCGATCAATACAAAG GTCAAAAGCTGTCGGACGGGAAAGGTTTGACTGGGCGTGGTCGCTTGACGAGGTCACTGATAAACTCCATCCAAATATTTTATGGCATGGCATTAAGAAACAACAAAG GGAACGCAAAAGCTATGAGTGAAAGCACGAAGGCCATAGTGGCGCACTACAGCAGTACCTATGACAACCCCAAACACGATTTCTGTCCAAAAGGTGGAGATTCTTGGTGTAAATACCAATCTGATCTAGCAACTGGGAAGTGTACTTATCGACCACTAAAGCGACCAATTCCCGACGCCATTGTAGAGTTACTTCAGCCGGAGATAGATGCCCTAGCAGACGAAGCCCTCTTGAAAAATGCAGAGATGTGTCTGACCCAGAATGCCAATGAGTCCCTTCACCATGTTATTTGGGGTTTAGTTCCCAAAGAACAAAACCACGGTCGGTTGAGTTTGGAATTAAGAATTGCGATGGGAATAGCACACTTCAATAGCGGTTTGGAAAAGTTCAACTGCCGACTGTATGATGGGCTGCGACTACCTATCCCAGAAATCAGCCGAAAGATGTGGAAGGAATTAGATGGAGAGCGTATTCGCGACATCGAAGTGAAGTCTTCAAGCCCGGCCAAGAAACGGAGGAAGATCAACAAATACAGGCATCTAGCAAAGATGGATAAATTCGAGTATCAAGAAGGGCCAAGTTACGCATCAGggcaattttcaacaattactGAACGTTCATCGACCAGGATGCCCATGTGTTCGGTGTGTATGAAGCCACGAAAAGGCCATCCCCGACGAAAATGTACAGAGGCATAG